The DNA sequence tttctctctttgtgtcaatttttttttttgttttgacggAATCTTCGTGTCTAAATTAGAAGATACAAGAGTGAACCACTTTTGACTTAGCTTCCACAACCAAGCTTTAAATTCTGGTCCCATTTGTTTCGCTTAGTTTCGGTTCCTCCATTTCAATTATATTAACGAAATTAATGAAACCATTATTCGTCCAACTTGCAACTTCTAGGTCTATTTTGCAGACTTTTGGTTTGTCTGTATCTTGAAACTCAGTTATTTTTACGTTCAACATTTTATCTCTTTCACGTTCAGTTGTATTGGAGAGTGAGATATCTTAAGATTATTTTCACAAACTAACTGAAAAGccagttaaaaaattaacatattaaattataatatttggtaAAATTAACTCTAGcagaaaagtataaaataacataaaaataataaaattataatttattttaaaaaaataataaaaaaatttaataaatatattgaagataaaattgaaagaaaatataaaaaaaattagaagttaaaagttataaatttttcagctaatcaaaaaattaaaattaacttaaatgtCTTAATATGATCAAAATCAAATAGACACATTTGAAGTGAAGTGTTATCTAGTGAAGAAGGCGTAGGGACTGAGCAAACATATTGGGTTTTTCCTTAATATCATgttcttctaatttttctatATTGTTAGAGAAACGAACGAACGAACTCTAATGAATTGTTTTCTTAGGTCTTCTGTTAACATGCAAGTAATTTTTAAGTTTCTAAAAactgtttttgaaaaagaaaaatatgtttggtttctcATTGTTACTTATTACTATtggataaaataacaaaaagaaatggaGAGAGAATAAATGGATaaatagaaacatttttttttcttttaaaagtaaagaaataaaaataaaacagagagaaaatactttttttctctctcgcTCTCAACAAATAGAGATCTTATTTAAAAGCCTCTAATattggaaaaattaaaataaaattacacatgTCGTAATTAAAAACAAGAAGACCAGCacgttaaaagaaaatattatatatatgttcgTTATTAATATTAGATTAGATATGATGTAGTTAAGCTCGAGTTtggtaattaatatatttgattgaTATTAATTAGCTACTTGGTTAATGGATTAAAAAATTAGTCATCTATTCTCATAGTATAATACTTGCgtattatactatttttctaattaaatttcaacTTCATCATCATTTGTCTCTTAAAGGCATAGTTTTCAATTAATGATTTAAATGTTAAAAGGGATTTGAAGGGAGGATTATATCTAAAGACGGGGAAGTGGGAAAGCAAAACGCAATGGAGGTTTGGTGTTGTTGATTTACATAACATAGtgataaaacttatttttcttcgAGTAATTCCATGCACTAAAGCAAGCGGACAAAGGTGCATTCAAAACGAAAGACGAAGACACCACTTTTtgatttgaagaattaaaagTCGTCTCTGTGGTTGAAAATAGGCTCTACCCTCTCATCAGCTTCCCTCAATTGATGGGTCATACCCACAACTTGGTCCACTATCAACCCTGACTTTTTTTGGCTTAAAGTCACCGCCCTACACTATGctagctctttttttttttttttaaattcacaagtaattcttttttacaaaaaattatgagtaaaattatatatttttgtatttctttttatatttttctagtttcaatttttataatttatcccCTCTTAGGATCCTGAGTACGTCACTGTTCCTATTAGTTGTGCAAAGTAGGTGACACACTATACATATAAAAGGATGCAGACAGAAACTGATAAGAAACAGTTTAATTTTGCTTGTATTAAAATGACAACTAAAGCATTCCATTGTCGTTTTTTTGTGACCATCTGAATGGATTTAGTAACACGAAATCAGATTGCAACACTAAACGATTACGATATTGTGCGTCTgctaatttttgttaatttttgctaTCATGTTAGTTAAATTTCCTTATCTCAGTACACTAAagattatatttaacaaaatacaacAAACAAAGATATATAAGCAAAATTAGGCAGGTATTAAATGAAGAGTGGGATAGATTAtccaacttttattttcattgtacgTTTAATTTCTCTTGCTGCAGGTATATGTGTGGTAATGCGGAATCTAACTAATGCTTAGTAATATATAGGTGTAGGGAGAAAGTAGAAGCTGCTGCTACTGATACACACGTGAAGTTTAATTTGGTCGtgaatttgttatttaatttagtgCTTTTTGAACCGAACGTGCGGGCAAAAGTTGTAGTTATTATATGAGTGGGGTCTCCCTGAGTGCTTTATTCCATAATACAGCCTTATACCATACTCCCTCTCCTGTTACATATTGTTTCTTTGTCTTGACCTTTATTGCATGCATGCGTTGGTGGGGGCGGGTGCGGCTGCATGGGTCGTGtatgtgattttattttattttttcaatttgaaggTAAAGtactcaaaatatatttttaaacaaataagtaattatttacaaaattttaacatCATTGTTTCAATAAGACAATAATAACTTATCAAGATTTTCCACTCTAATCATAGTAAAATTTTGGTTAACTTAGTTTTCCCCccctctaatttattatttaggttaaatttggtcttttgatttttttagtataattgagttctcaagtttttttttcaatttgatcctctaaattttaaaatggattcattttttgaaaaatgtgcaTTTGATGATGGTCTAAAATCACTTAATGACGATTTTGAATCGCTATAaagtatgattttttataatttagattgATAGACtaaattgaatcaatttaaaaaattaaaagatcaaattaaacaaaaataattaaaggatcaaattatatctaaaaataaattagagaactaaaaaataaatttaacctaaaatttTCTTACCTAAAAAAACCCATAACCTATATATGCTAAAAAATGACAGTTATAATAAGgataatttatcaaatttgttcttgaaaaaaaaagtaagacatTGACAAAGGGGTCTATGAAAgataagtttaaatttaatcGTTAATTAAATGggtaaaaattatgacaaatcaaatttgttatacaaataatttaatactaAACTGGTtcttaaattttacaatttaatgtcaaattgctcttcaaaaaataaacttattatcaatttgatctttgaatattataaattaataataaaatgatctcacaaatttaacgataaaactaatttattgtaatttttgcaCATTCAaaactatatttatatttgtttcatattttaagaaCTAATTTATCACTACATTATACTTTTGAGAACGAATTTGGTTGTAtatccttataaaaaaaaaggataaatagaGTCTCTAGCTCACTCTAGCCACGATgataattttttctcatttacGGGCTTGACCACACTCGGTAGCTATTATTTGTGCAATAATGTCGTAAGGTGTTGCTGTCAAAGTGAATATTATTGGAAGAAAAAGGCTGGCGTGCGTTATTCGGCTTCACATTAAAAATTGGAATTTAAAAGTCACTAGAAAAGATTAAGTATTCTGGTTAGGGTCACGACTTGATGATCAGTTCAACATTTCTAGTCTATGAATGCCATCTTTGTCAAAGTTATCGACaaagaaagataaatatataaaagaaacctaCATAACCTGGCATTGACTTGAAGATATCCCATATGTTACATGGAAGGTGAGATATGGGTTCAATTTCTTAATATGTAGGGATAATTTTGGTTCATTATTCTCTGCCATCGTATaacatgattttgttgtattCACGTATATATGATTCTTTACTAGTCCACAAGGAGGAGATTGTCAAAAGAAAATCCATCTATATATCTTTTATCACGTTAAGTGGCACGTCCAAAGCCATATATTGAGTCATTGACTTAATTTTCCCAACTTGACTAATTGGCTgagattttttaatcaatatgatGGTTGTCGCTTCTTCTAAATATTTCGGACTTGATATTCTATaagataactattttaaaaattataataaataattttaaattataaattatactttAGATTTACAGTGAATCATTTGAATAttgatataagattattttaaattattgatattttttaaaaaagattattaaaactcaatttaagaatataaatataaataacaaaaagttGATTAAAAAGAATAGACGGTTAAAAAAatcagtaatatatatataaagatatataaaaaaattaagatatgatTAGTATATATAGTGGGAGTAgtgtataaaatttaaattttaatgaaagagtagaggaaatattaaaaatatctaaatgaaaaaataacaagagTCAGAACAagttgtatattttaatttataaacgcTTATATTAAACAGAgagtaattttattatattgcttatttttctgaaacaaaattattgattaaataacTGAAATTAAACCATTGATGCTTTATTATTTATcgtacaattaatttttatattggcGTTCCATAATTTCATTgccatattttcatttttgcaaATTCCGTAGTCCTACCTTACTAGTTCCTTACTCTcgagaaataaaatagaatataattgataagaaatatttaaattaatttaaagtagAATGCTAGAGGTGTGAAACTCatactgtttaaaaaaaaaactttttttccaCTTTATTTCACCCCtacaaacacacaataaaaGTCAGATTTTAATCTCATTGAAGCTGTAATTCAAGGAAgtacaataaaaatttaaggCAATGCCATGGGGTCATGTAACATGCTCGATTTCTCAAAAAGAGTTATAAAACTATCCATCACATGCGTTAAATTTGTTATACTTTAATTAGAAGCTTCGGGtttaagattttgaaaatataactaTGTTAAATAGAAACACTCCTACAGAATGAGGAATGAAAATTGAAGTAGTTAATTACAGGCAGATTAGCCAGGTCTCATCAATTAATCAACATGTGAAGTCAGTGAAGATGGTCAATTAATCTTTTCTGCTAATTTTGATATTGTTTGTTGGTTTGTGTATATGTCAGTAGCGGCATTTCATCATTTCGCATGTAGAATAGACTAGAATTATTAgattttagaaggaaaaaataaacgCGGCGCTAGCTTAACTATATATCCACAGCATCATTTCTTCGTtgaaatatagaaattaaagataatactTGCTCTGATCtagattccttttttttttttttgttttctcataaATTATACTCCGGGACAAACAATGTCAATCGATCTGTAGTTGCTCACTAATTTCTCTTATTCGTTTATAGGTTAAATAACAAGTTAAAAGATTGTCCAACATTATATTTTAAggagaaaaaagttatatatactaCAATCTCTATCATgtgagataaatttattaattttaataataattactttaaaaatcatattaattatgattttatgattgaataataatataaaattttatattatcagtgCATATCATTAAactcatatttaaaattaattattgtctTTCACCTTCCTTTCTGTTTAAGCTTAACCTTAGAGTTGTAGTGTGTAATATGGATGGCAGCAACAGCATGGAATCAGGGTTGACATAGAGGGATGATGGGATGACACGATCCAGTGGAATTAGGTTGTCTTTTTAAAACTTCAGGCCCCACTCTTCTAGTTCCTAACGACCGTGATCATATAAAACCGTGTTGTCAACTAGGTTGACATGACTAAAGGCCATGTTTCGATCCCGTTCCCATGTTCACATGTTTCTCAAACCTAGCTCTCTCAATTAGTAAAGGGTAACAATGTTAATGTTTCTATGAAAAGAAGTGATCAGGAGgataaaagaaaacagaaaaaataagattttttttataagcaaatatactatttaaagaaaatataatacaaaatgaTCAGTACAAGATGTAccaatttaatttacaaaacctGATACACACCTTCTCTaatcacaatacattttttaCTACACTAAAAGCCTAGCTAGAGAACAAAGTAGTGCATTTGCTTAAGTGTAGTTCTTAGCCAAATAAACTGAACCTAGAACTTAAGGATAGTATTATCATATTATGTATCGGTACCCAATCAGGTTTCtacaaatttagaaaaaaaagatattttcaattccATTAAACCGTATAAGCGCTGCATTATTAAAGTTAATTAGAATGAGAATATATAAATCATGTCTTTAATAGCACTTGCTCCTGCCTCTATTTTAATggttattaattattgtaatttttttttttttatctatatacactTTTCTTATTCTAGAGGAGTCAAATTCTTGATTAtgatattgaaaatgaaattttggaaATTGGAAAGGAGATTATCGTTATGTTGGCAAACTTATGgattacatttatattttattattgataatcATGTTTGAACTGATAAATAAATGGTAGAGTTAATTCTTTAGATTGCTCGTTAAGATAAAATACTTTTAGGTTAATTAATTTGCGTGTTtaatgtagaattttttttcataattttttttagttataacaAATTTAGCTCATCGAattcaatatttaaattacattcaatttttgttattatatttaaatttttataaagataTCTCACTATGTATTGTTGAgattaattcattaattaacCTCTTACGGTATTGTTGCACCTAGGATGATTCTAGAAAATAACACAAATacttataaagaaaaagatttggTGAGCAGTCACTGCATGTGCTATGATAAACCTaaggagagaagaaaaaaagaaaaaaaaaaggtttgatGGAGGATTAAAGATTATGATATaacaggaaaaaataaaatattaataaaaaatttaaataaaaaaatatttatgtattattacTCATTTAAGAAATAAGAACACTACATAAATAAAAGACAAACAGTCCCGTTCTATAAAAACAGTGAAAAGTAGACCTAAATATCTCCCCACATTCTCACTCTTTGTATCTTCAAGTCACCctcttatatattttcaaaatatcatATGCATATTTATTCTGGATCTTTCTTTCTCAAGTCTCACTCTATGGTAGAATAGAAGGAGGGAGCACTATAGCAGTAGCACACGTTTAAAGCCTTTTTAGCTAACCTGCCACACCTCGTTGTTTCTTCActccacatatatatatatatatatatatatatatatatatatatatatatatatatatatatatatcactacAGTAAAAATGGAAAACCATCACCAAATATTGCAACAACCAAACCGTGAATTTACCTTACTAAGATCCACCGATTTCCTCCGCCAGAATCTCAATCTAGATCCCCCAACCGTCAACACCGGAAAACATGTCGATCCTTCCATCAAAGAAGTGGATTTTTTCTCATCAAGTTCATCACCACCAAAGAACAGTGGCACTTATAACTCGAGTCAAGAAGAATCGCGTGATCGTCGTACAAACATGGCTAAAGACGATAGATCACCAACTCTTTTCAATGATCAGCTCGTAAACGTAAGTTCTCATGTTATGACTACTCCACTTGTGTATGCACTTTGGATTCTGAATCTGTGACCgaatattaattcttttttttatctcgtGTTATAAACAGACTGCGCTAAATCTAAGTCCGGGTGCTGGGGTGTCAAGATCAGCAGCAAATGATGAAAACCTTAAAACTTTGGTTTGCATCATATGATCTATGTATGCACCTCAAAATTAaggagacgcttgaaattgagttttgatttttttttttgttttgttttcagcTGAATACACTTCAAAGGGAATCGCTTAGATTACAAGAAGAGAATTGCAAACTGAGAACTATGTTGGACCAAATCACCAAAAACAACTACCAGTTACAATTGTTCATTGCTTTGCAGAAGCAAAAGCAGTGTCAGGTAGCTAGGTTTATGTATATGTTGAACAGTTAATCATATGTCgtttaatttcattatattataCATCTAGGGCAGATGAGATCGACGTTATTCCCACTaccgaataaaataaaataaaatgaatatcatgatcaattaatttttctcaGTATAACTAAAGATACATATTCTGCTGTTCTAATTATATAGtctatatataatatctatttgtgtttgtctcctttgtATACTCACCTCGCTTTTCTATCTTgcttattaaagaaaaatatggggcagAGAGTTGCTAATGAATTAAATAGCTTTGTGTTCTCTTTATTAATTCACCCGGCCCATATTCTTTCATATCCTACAATACCTTCAGTCTTTCATATCTTTAACAGCTTAAACCTGTTACCCCCTTCCCGAATATGAAACATTCACTTTAACTGTGATATGATTAACATGTGTGCAACCACAGGTCACAGAGCTGGCTTGGTCCTCACATATGAAAGTGACTGGtagatatatatacacatatatgaACTAAGTCTGTTTACTAAGTTCAAACGGCGGATATTCAATTATGTTCAAATCGGATAATATCTTTTGACCAAAGTAGAgctgtttaattaataatatacgGTCTGTTTTAGTTTAAGAATTTCTTGATtctgtttttagtttctaaatgaatttttgtttgattcaAAGTCATTATATTACTTGCctcattattttcattaaataaatgtttaattcaaaataattttgatttttactgcttgatttatgcttttgaaatatTATACATGCTACACGTACAAAATTAAAgtcctaacaaaaaaaaagtacaaaactAAAGTTTGATTACAATAAGGCTCCTAGAAATGCTAGCAGTAGCAACGGGTTAAAGTCTTTAGTTGGAGGATATGTTAAACAAAATGACTTAATTATGATAAgtttgatgaattttatttacATGGAAGTTGTAAAGAGTAACTCCTCAAACAAGAATAACACACATGAAATGTGTAAATAATAGGaacatgttgttttttttagttttatgaacatgtctttttttatgatttcattttatttaataaaaagttcaaaaataaaaatagtattttagtttcatacatgaaaaataatttaaaataaataaaagtagtagttattttaaaataaatagaatttatataaaatgtataaatatgtCTTATAATAAACTCAGCTATTATAATCATTCATCACTATCAACTATTATAAACTCATTCATCACTATCAACTAGCTTATCCACTGTCAATTACAAACTATCAACCTAACCTATGTGTGTATGGAACAGAAGGTGGAGACAAATTCGATGATATGTGGCCAACATTTACTGGACCCACGACCATGCACCAAATTAGACGCTCAAGTTGCATCATTTCCAGATGATAAATCTGGTCAACAGGTATTGATTTTTCAATTTCCTCAAACAATTCATaggtaattaattattaattatatataaaaaatggccATCATTTGACTAAACGTAACATTAATTGGAAAAGCAGGGTGATCCCGTAGAAGATGTTCTTGAACAAACGTCCTCACACAGTTGGGGGTCATCCAAGAGCCCCACCTTTGAAAAATCCAAGCCTAGTGAGCTTCCTTTCAAAAAAACCAGAGTTTCCGTGCGTGCAAAATCAGAAGCTCCTTTGgtaatgattaaatttattttaattatatgtctTAATTTATACTATTGCATATTATGTAAATTGATATAACGctacttaattaaataaaaatttctccAGTTAAATCTACTAATCCAcacatttatatgtatataatgaATGTGCATTAATTTTCAGATTAGTGATGGATGTCAATGGAGGAAATATGGACAAAAAATAGCCAAGGGTAATCCTTGTCCCCGTGCCTATTATCGTTGCACTATGGCCGTAGGATGCCCAGTTCGTAAGCAGGTAAcagtaattttcattttcatctttcttttaATCTAAGGGAGATACTAATTAATAAGATGACAATAAGTTGAGTCAACTACTTAAAGTTCAaacttaatttgtaaaaaaaaagtacacatAATACATGTATTTGTTCAAATAAACCAAATTTAAGCTTGAGTTTAGCTTtgttaaattacatacatgaaACCTGAATTTAACTTGCTTTACATATTTATgacttgattattttatttatttatcaaattttattgtaaattaaatattttcattaaattaatatttaacaagtgtcttaaaacaagaaaataaaataaaaataaaaatataattttgtataaataaagATGAATCACAAATAGGAGATTTGTTAATTCGAGctaacttatttaaataattaaaactcaactttaaacttaaaattatttatttaatttaacaaacaaatttgattacatattaatttaatgaattaaattcGAATGATTTATagataaatcaatttatttatatttttggaatCCCATAATATCATGGATAGGTAAGGAATAAAATACCTATTTAATTTGCCAATTTTCCTagtctttgtttcttttttgtttactggTTAATTTTCTTAATGTGAATAGAATTATAATATGCCATGGTTATGATTGTATAGGTGCAACGATGCATGGAGGACAAGACGGTGTTGATAACAACCTATGAAGGCAATCATAACCATCCTCTTCCACCCTCAGCCACAGTCATGGCCAATTCTACCTCAGCAGCTGCAGCTATGCTCTTATCTTCTTCATGTTCAATATCTAATACCGAAGCACTAAGTAACACTGTAGGAGTATTCTCTTCCATGCCCTACATCCCAATGGCAACCCTCTCAACATCTGCACCATTTCCTACTATCACCCTTGACATGACCACCAACCCTATGCAACTGCATCGGGAAACTTCCTCTGCCCTAACATCCCTTCTTCCATTGCATGCAACTTCTATTCCCCAGCTACTAGGACACCCTGTCATCTTCCCCCACAAGATGCCACATCCACTaggccaacaacaacaacctttgtttttgaatgagACGATGAGTGCAGCTATTGCTTCGAATCCGAATTTCACTATAGCATTAGCAGCAGCTATCTCATCAATTATTGGAGCTCCTAGAGGCACTGATggaaacaacaacaatagtagCAATGGCGGAAGTCATGTTCTTCCTCTTAATGGGGCATCTATGTTGCCTGGATCCACTTAGTTTTCACAATTATCTATACACCACATATCGAGTCACCCACTAGATAgagcatatatatatagtttattcttaggaaaaaaaattgtaacacaagaaaaaaatgagagtcgaatgatgattattatataacaaaaaatgattGGGAGTGTGATGGACAATCAGAATAAGAATGGCCAAAATGGTTTTGTTACCTAACGTGTGGAAGAGTTGGTTAGAT is a window from the Glycine max cultivar Williams 82 chromosome 2, Glycine_max_v4.0, whole genome shotgun sequence genome containing:
- the LOC100785933 gene encoding probable WRKY transcription factor 47 isoform X4 produces the protein MENHHQILQQPNREFTLLRSTDFLRQNLNLDPPTVNTGKHVDPSIKEVDFFSSSSSPPKNSGTYNSSQEESRDRRTNMAKDDRSPTLFNDQLVNTALNLSPGAGVSRSAANDENLKTLLNTLQRESLRLQEENCKLRTMLDQITKNNYQLQLFIALQKQKQCQVETNSMICGQHLLDPRPCTKLDAQVASFPDDKSGQQGDPVEDVLEQTSSHSWGSSKSPTFEKSKPSELPFKKTRVSVRAKSEAPLISDGCQWRKYGQKIAKGNPCPRAYYRCTMAVGCPVRKQVQRCMEDKTVLITTYEGNHNHPLPPSATVMANSTSAAAAMLLSSSCSISNTEALSNTVGVFSSMPYIPMATLSTSAPFPTITLDMTTNPMQLHRETSSALTSLLPLHATSIPQLLGHPVIFPHKMPHPLGQQQQPLFLNETMSAAIASNPNFTIALAAAISSIIGAPRGTDGNNNNSSNGGSHVLPLNGASMLPGST
- the LOC100785933 gene encoding probable WRKY transcription factor 47 isoform X2 is translated as MENHHQILQQPNREFTLLRSTDFLRQNLNLDPPTVNTGKHVDPSIKEVDFFSSSSSPPKNSGTYNSSQEESRDRRTNMAKDDRSPTLFNDQLVNTALNLSPGAGVSRSAANDENLKTLLNTLQRESLRLQEENCKLRTMLDQITKNNYQLQLFIALQKQKQCQKVETNSMICGQHLLDPRPCTKLDAQVASFPDDKSGQQGDPVEDVLEQTSSHSWGSSKSPTFEKSKPSELPFKKTRVSVRAKSEAPLISDGCQWRKYGQKIAKGNPCPRAYYRCTMAVGCPVRKQVQRCMEDKTVLITTYEGNHNHPLPPSATVMANSTSAAAAMLLSSSCSISNTEALSNTVGVFSSMPYIPMATLSTSAPFPTITLDMTTNPMQLHRETSSALTSLLPLHATSIPQLLGHPVIFPHKMPHPLGQQQQPLFLNETMSAAIASNPNFTIALAAAISSIIGAPRGTDGNNNNSSNGGSHVLPLNGASMLPGST
- the LOC100785933 gene encoding probable WRKY transcription factor 47 isoform X1: MENHHQILQQPNREFTLLRSTDFLRQNLNLDPPTVNTGKHVDPSIKEVDFFSSSSSPPKNSGTYNSSQEESRDRRTNMAKDDRSPTLFNDQLVNTALNLSPGAGVSRSAANDENLKTLLNTLQRESLRLQEENCKLRTMLDQITKNNYQLQLFIALQKQKQCQKVETNSMICGQHLLDPRPCTKLDAQVASFPDDKSGQQQGDPVEDVLEQTSSHSWGSSKSPTFEKSKPSELPFKKTRVSVRAKSEAPLISDGCQWRKYGQKIAKGNPCPRAYYRCTMAVGCPVRKQVQRCMEDKTVLITTYEGNHNHPLPPSATVMANSTSAAAAMLLSSSCSISNTEALSNTVGVFSSMPYIPMATLSTSAPFPTITLDMTTNPMQLHRETSSALTSLLPLHATSIPQLLGHPVIFPHKMPHPLGQQQQPLFLNETMSAAIASNPNFTIALAAAISSIIGAPRGTDGNNNNSSNGGSHVLPLNGASMLPGST
- the LOC100785933 gene encoding probable WRKY transcription factor 47 isoform X3 is translated as MENHHQILQQPNREFTLLRSTDFLRQNLNLDPPTVNTGKHVDPSIKEVDFFSSSSSPPKNSGTYNSSQEESRDRRTNMAKDDRSPTLFNDQLVNTALNLSPGAGVSRSAANDENLKTLLNTLQRESLRLQEENCKLRTMLDQITKNNYQLQLFIALQKQKQCQVETNSMICGQHLLDPRPCTKLDAQVASFPDDKSGQQQGDPVEDVLEQTSSHSWGSSKSPTFEKSKPSELPFKKTRVSVRAKSEAPLISDGCQWRKYGQKIAKGNPCPRAYYRCTMAVGCPVRKQVQRCMEDKTVLITTYEGNHNHPLPPSATVMANSTSAAAAMLLSSSCSISNTEALSNTVGVFSSMPYIPMATLSTSAPFPTITLDMTTNPMQLHRETSSALTSLLPLHATSIPQLLGHPVIFPHKMPHPLGQQQQPLFLNETMSAAIASNPNFTIALAAAISSIIGAPRGTDGNNNNSSNGGSHVLPLNGASMLPGST